A section of the Ochotona princeps isolate mOchPri1 chromosome 19, mOchPri1.hap1, whole genome shotgun sequence genome encodes:
- the ARL14EPL gene encoding ARL14 effector protein-like isoform X2 — MEQQIERQLRCLAFQNPGPQVADFNPETRQQNKRARMSKMNEYFSPKYKAVKKYNRSGKLVYNDADLCDCLEKNCLGCFYPCPKCNSNKCGPECRCNRRWVYDAIVTETGEVISALPFSIPD; from the exons CAACAGATAGAGCGGCAGCTGAGATGCCTGGCATTCCAGAACCCCGGGCCCCAGGTAGCCGACTTCAACCCCGAGACACGGCAGCAGAACAAGAGGGCCAGGATGTCGAAGATGAACGAGTATTTTTCTCCAAAGTACAA GGCGGTGAAGAAGTACAACAGAAGTGGCAAGCTCGTATACAACGACGCCGACCTGTGCGACTGCCTGGAGAAGAACTGCCTGGGCTGCTTCTACCCCTGCCCCAAGTGCAACTCCAACAAGTGCGGCCCCGAGTGCCGCTGCAACCGCCGGTGGGTGTACGACGCCATCGTCACAGAGACCGGTGAGGTCATCAGTGCTCTGCCATTTAGTATTCCCGACTAG